A genomic window from Anguilla rostrata isolate EN2019 chromosome 14, ASM1855537v3, whole genome shotgun sequence includes:
- the tert gene encoding telomerase reverse transcriptase isoform X1: protein MVDCDLSRVLCILRSVYPVVLNIEEFSQSIVYKDGKKASLIEPSDSNYIKTFARRVFICTDKLLHQHVASSQQISTLSELLAFVVNCAKKKKRSNVLCLGYTLEHRGADQLRLHGDITQNTGFINFSKLWKTVNERLGTDVTKYLLESCAVFVTVPPSCLLQLCGVPFYSCVTMETHSTFQFVKSRPRLLPTLHRYRAGHVGGHTQKKSAGRASDRRRKRKRKRVLGKQNVIERKEDRENEGEAADIGPVPKRMRNQCEVNGQRAESCWKGAADQQEGGPYWRVGAFNPRSPSRTFICTRGLMYRGRGLKGFLRDRKQRGGAEGGKRLQGRDLVRLIFFDRAPRLGGQDGTTKKLPKRFHNMVATFDQFLLRHRRFSYVSLLQKTCPVAVGQAEDLSALLALHSSPFSVYCFVRQCLCWVVPKELWGSAHNRVHFLSRVKAFLSMGRFDRLSLSELVWKMRVKDCDWLKISKTGRIPASEHRYRERLLGRFLEWLLEGYVVGLVRAVFYVTESGSQKNILRFYRAKVWDRLQQLGFSKLLSKGQWEPLTAKQGTALQKSTVVSRLRCIPKQDGLRPIVRVVRKDAQARKFQASVKDLHDVLRVCVEERPSLLGATVFGVQDIHRVLGQFAAAQKDNPCPLYFVKMDVSGAYDSLPHDKLLEVVSEVLSPVLDEEFSMRSYAQVWANSSQTLRKVFRRQVQRTSGATTVVARKLENTQLSMKDFVMDLQRERKVHDAILVEQYFSSEIHGRDVLKFFKQMLSNYIIQFGKKMFRQCRGIPQGSVVSTLLCCLCYGHMENALLRPLLDGGGCLMRLVDDFLLITPDLGKAQTFLKTLQGGVAEYGCFINPQKVAVNFPLADGCSDVQVLPSRSLFPWCGLLVDTSTLDVYNDYSCYAGLSLRSTLTRGCIPHAGQQMKRKLLSVLRLKCHALFLDLKMNSQKAVCQNVYKFVLLQAYRFHACVQNLPFGQKVNRNPPFFLLVIWEMAKCTSLLVRQNNRGVPLPVDLRYEAVQLMYCVSFLYVMSRHKGLYKCLLSRLRKCKVRLERKLRGLKLAFVQRAFTPVIPEDFKLIKV from the exons ATGGTAGACTGCGACCTGTCTCGCGTGCTTTGTATTCTGCGATCAGTTTATCCTGTTGTGCTGAACATCGAGGAGTTTTCGCAAAGCATAGTGTACAAAGATGGAAAGAAAGCCTCTTTAATTGAGCCATCTGACAGCAACTATATCAAAACGTTCGCCAGAAGAGTGTTTATTTGTACAGACAAATTGCTGCACCAACACGTGGCAAGCAGCCAACAG ATTTCAACGCTGTCGGAGCTGCTGGCTTTTGTGGTGAACTGTgctaagaagaagaagaggagcaATGTTCTGTGCCTGGGGTACACACTGGAGCACAGGGGAGCTGACCAGCTGCGCCTCCATGGTGATATCACGCAAAACACCGGCTTCATCAACTTCAGCAAGTTATGGAAGACTGTCAATGAACGACTGGGTACCGACGTCACCAAGTACCTGCTGGAGAGCTGCGCCGTGTTTGTGACGGTGCCTCCCTCCTGCCTATTGCAGTTGTGCGGGGTGCCCTTCTATAGCTGCGTCACTATGGAAACTCATTCCACATTCCAGTTTGTCAAGAGCAGACCCAGGTTGCTGCCGACACTGCACAGGTACAGAGCAGGTCACGTCGGTGGTCACACACAGAAGAAGAGTGCTGGCAGGGCCTCTGATAGGAGgagaaaaaggaagaggaaaagagTTCTGGGGAAACAGAATGTTATTGAACGGAAAGAGGATAGAGAGAACGAGGGGGAGGCTGCAGACATTGGGCCAGTTCCCAAACGGATGAGAAACCAGTGCGAGGTAAATGGACAGAGGGCCGAGAGCTGCTGGAAGGGGGCCGCTGACCAGCAGGAGGGGGGTCCTTACTGGAGGGTGGGAGCATTTAACCCCCGTTCCCCTTCCCGTACTTTCATTTGCACCCGTGGCCTGATgtacagggggcggggcctgaaaGGCTTCCTGCGCGACAGGaaacagaggggaggagccGAGGGCGGGAAGCGCCTGCAGGGCCGGGACCTGGTGCGGCTCATCTTCTTCGACAGGGCGCCGCGCTTGGGCGGCCAAGACGGGACGACGAAAAAACTGCCCAAACGCTTCCACAACATGGTGGCCACTTTTGACCAGTTCCTCCTCCGACACCGGAGGTTTTCTTACGTCAGCCTTCTGCAAAAGACCTGCCCTGTGGCTGTCGGGCAAGCCGAGGACCTGAGCGCCCTCCTGGCTCTGCACTCTTCGCCCTTCAGCGTTTACTGCTTTGTCCGCCAGTGCCTCTGCTGGGTGGTTCCTAAGGAGCTCTGGGGCTCCGCCCACAACCgtgttcacttcctgtctcgcGTGAAGGCCTTCCTGTCCATGGGCAGGTTTGaccgcctctccctctctgaactGGTGTGGAAGATGAGGGTGAAGGACTGCGACTGGCTCAAGATCAGTAAAACTG GCCGCATTCCTGCAAGTGAGCACCGATACAGGGAGAGGCTGCTGGGTCGCTTTCTGGAATGGCTGCTGGAGGGGTACGTCGTGGGCCTGGTCCGGGCCGTGTTCTACGTCACGGAGAGCGGCAGCCAGAAGAACATCTTGCGCTTTTACAGGGCCAAGGtttgggacaggctccagcagcTGGGCTTCAG CAAGCTGCTTTCAAAAGGGCAGTGGGAACCCCTGACTGCCAAGCAGGGGACGGCACTCCAAAAATCCACGGTCGTGTCCCGTCTACGCTGCATTCCCAAGCAGGACGGCCTGAGGCCTATCGTCAGGGTCGTGAGGAAGGATGCGCAGGCACGG AAGTTCCAGGCCAGTGTTAAGGACCTGCATGACGTTCTGCGGGTGTGCGTTGAGGAGAGACCCTCCCTGCTGGGCGCCACGGTGTTTGGGGTTCAGGATATACACAGGGTCCTGGGTCAGTTTGCAGCTGCTCAGAAGGACAACCCCTGCCCCCTGTATTTCGTGAAG ATGGATGTGAGTGGGGCCTATGACAGCCTGCCCCATGACAAGCTGCTGGAGGTGGTGAGTGAGGTCCTGTCTCCGGTCCTGGATGAGGAGTTCTCAATGCGCTCCTACGCCCAGGTGTGGGCAAATTCCAGCCAGACTTTGAGGAAGGTCTTCCGCCGACAGGTGCAGCGGACCTCTGGAGCAACTACTGTTGTA GCAAGAAAGCtggaaaacacacagctgtCCATGAAGGACTTTGTGATGGACCTTCAGAGGGAGCGAAAGGTTCACGATGCCATATTGGTGGAACAG TACTTCTCATCGGAAATTCATGGCAGAGACGTCCTGAAATTCTTCAAACAGATGCTCTCAAACTACATCATTCAGTTCGGAAAGAA AATGTTCCGGCAGTGCCGTGGGATCCCGCAGGGGTCGGTGGTGTCCACActgctgtgctgcctgtgctacGGGCACATGGAGAATGCTCTACTGAGACCCCTGCTGGACGGAGGAGG GTGCTTAATGAGGTTGGTTGACGATTTCCTGCTCATCACTCCTGATCTCGGCAAAGCGCAGACCTTCCTCAA GACTCTGCAGGGGGGTGTGGCCGAATACGGCTGTTTTATTAACCCTCAGAAGGTGGCGGTGAATTTCCCCCTGGCTGACGGCTGCTCGGATGTCCAGGTGCTTCCCTCCAGATCCTTGTTTCCGTGGTGTGGTCTTTTGGTGGACACCTCCACGCTGGACGTCTACAATGATTACTCCTG TTATGCTGGCCTATCGCTGCGCAGTACCTTGACACGTGGCTGTATCCCACATGCCGGGCAGCAGATGAAGAGGAAGCTCTTGTCGGTCCTCAGACTGAAGTGCCACGCCCTTTTCCTTGACTTGAAG atgaactcccaGAAGGCCGTGTGTCAAAATGTTTACAAGTTTGTACTACTCCAGGCCTACAG ATTTCACGCATGCGTCCAGAATCTGCCCTTTGGTCAGAAGGTGAACAGGAACCCTCCCTTCTTTCTGCTTGTGATATGGGAGATGGCCAAGTGCACCAGCCTGCTTGTCAGGCAGAACAACCGCG GAGTACCCCTACCCGTGGACCTCCGCTATGAAGCAGTGCAGCTGATGTACTGTGTTTCCTTCCTCTATGTTATGTCCCGGCATAAGGGCCTCTACAAGTGCCTGCTCTCACGCCTTCGCaagt GCAAGGTCCGCTTGGAGAGGAAGCTGAGAGGCCTGAAACTGGCCTTTGTCCAACGTGCATTCACGCCTGTGATCCCCGAAGACTTCAAACTTATTAAGGTGTAG
- the tert gene encoding telomerase reverse transcriptase isoform X3, translating into MVDCDLSRVLCILRSVYPVVLNIEEFSQSIVYKDGKKASLIEPSDSNYIKTFARRVFICTDKLLHQHVASSQQISTLSELLAFVVNCAKKKKRSNVLCLGYTLEHRGADQLRLHGDITQNTGFINFSKLWKTVNERLGTDVTKYLLESCAVFVTVPPSCLLQLCGVPFYSCVTMETHSTFQFVKSRPRLLPTLHRYRAGHVGGHTQKKSAGRASDRRRKRKRKRVLGKQNVIERKEDRENEGEAADIGPVPKRMRNQCEVNGQRAESCWKGAADQQEGGPYWRVGAFNPRSPSRTFICTRGLMYRGRGLKGFLRDRKQRGGAEGGKRLQGRDLVRLIFFDRAPRLGGQDGTTKKLPKRFHNMVATFDQFLLRHRRFSYVSLLQKTCPVAVGQAEDLSALLALHSSPFSVYCFVRQCLCWVVPKELWGSAHNRVHFLSRVKAFLSMGRFDRLSLSELVWKMRVKDCDWLKISKTGRIPASEHRYRERLLGRFLEWLLEGYVVGLVRAVFYVTESGSQKNILRFYRAKVWDRLQQLGFSKLLSKGQWEPLTAKQGTALQKSTVVSRLRCIPKQDGLRPIVRVVRKDAQARKFQASVKDLHDVLRVCVEERPSLLGATVFGVQDIHRVLGQFAAAQKDNPCPLYFVKMDVSGAYDSLPHDKLLEVVSEVLSPVLDEEFSMRSYAQVWANSSQTLRKVFRRQYFSSEIHGRDVLKFFKQMLSNYIIQFGKKMFRQCRGIPQGSVVSTLLCCLCYGHMENALLRPLLDGGGCLMRLVDDFLLITPDLGKAQTFLKTLQGGVAEYGCFINPQKVAVNFPLADGCSDVQVLPSRSLFPWCGLLVDTSTLDVYNDYSCYAGLSLRSTLTRGCIPHAGQQMKRKLLSVLRLKCHALFLDLKMNSQKAVCQNVYKFVLLQAYRFHACVQNLPFGQKVNRNPPFFLLVIWEMAKCTSLLVRQNNRGVPLPVDLRYEAVQLMYCVSFLYVMSRHKGLYKCLLSRLRKCKVRLERKLRGLKLAFVQRAFTPVIPEDFKLIKV; encoded by the exons ATGGTAGACTGCGACCTGTCTCGCGTGCTTTGTATTCTGCGATCAGTTTATCCTGTTGTGCTGAACATCGAGGAGTTTTCGCAAAGCATAGTGTACAAAGATGGAAAGAAAGCCTCTTTAATTGAGCCATCTGACAGCAACTATATCAAAACGTTCGCCAGAAGAGTGTTTATTTGTACAGACAAATTGCTGCACCAACACGTGGCAAGCAGCCAACAG ATTTCAACGCTGTCGGAGCTGCTGGCTTTTGTGGTGAACTGTgctaagaagaagaagaggagcaATGTTCTGTGCCTGGGGTACACACTGGAGCACAGGGGAGCTGACCAGCTGCGCCTCCATGGTGATATCACGCAAAACACCGGCTTCATCAACTTCAGCAAGTTATGGAAGACTGTCAATGAACGACTGGGTACCGACGTCACCAAGTACCTGCTGGAGAGCTGCGCCGTGTTTGTGACGGTGCCTCCCTCCTGCCTATTGCAGTTGTGCGGGGTGCCCTTCTATAGCTGCGTCACTATGGAAACTCATTCCACATTCCAGTTTGTCAAGAGCAGACCCAGGTTGCTGCCGACACTGCACAGGTACAGAGCAGGTCACGTCGGTGGTCACACACAGAAGAAGAGTGCTGGCAGGGCCTCTGATAGGAGgagaaaaaggaagaggaaaagagTTCTGGGGAAACAGAATGTTATTGAACGGAAAGAGGATAGAGAGAACGAGGGGGAGGCTGCAGACATTGGGCCAGTTCCCAAACGGATGAGAAACCAGTGCGAGGTAAATGGACAGAGGGCCGAGAGCTGCTGGAAGGGGGCCGCTGACCAGCAGGAGGGGGGTCCTTACTGGAGGGTGGGAGCATTTAACCCCCGTTCCCCTTCCCGTACTTTCATTTGCACCCGTGGCCTGATgtacagggggcggggcctgaaaGGCTTCCTGCGCGACAGGaaacagaggggaggagccGAGGGCGGGAAGCGCCTGCAGGGCCGGGACCTGGTGCGGCTCATCTTCTTCGACAGGGCGCCGCGCTTGGGCGGCCAAGACGGGACGACGAAAAAACTGCCCAAACGCTTCCACAACATGGTGGCCACTTTTGACCAGTTCCTCCTCCGACACCGGAGGTTTTCTTACGTCAGCCTTCTGCAAAAGACCTGCCCTGTGGCTGTCGGGCAAGCCGAGGACCTGAGCGCCCTCCTGGCTCTGCACTCTTCGCCCTTCAGCGTTTACTGCTTTGTCCGCCAGTGCCTCTGCTGGGTGGTTCCTAAGGAGCTCTGGGGCTCCGCCCACAACCgtgttcacttcctgtctcgcGTGAAGGCCTTCCTGTCCATGGGCAGGTTTGaccgcctctccctctctgaactGGTGTGGAAGATGAGGGTGAAGGACTGCGACTGGCTCAAGATCAGTAAAACTG GCCGCATTCCTGCAAGTGAGCACCGATACAGGGAGAGGCTGCTGGGTCGCTTTCTGGAATGGCTGCTGGAGGGGTACGTCGTGGGCCTGGTCCGGGCCGTGTTCTACGTCACGGAGAGCGGCAGCCAGAAGAACATCTTGCGCTTTTACAGGGCCAAGGtttgggacaggctccagcagcTGGGCTTCAG CAAGCTGCTTTCAAAAGGGCAGTGGGAACCCCTGACTGCCAAGCAGGGGACGGCACTCCAAAAATCCACGGTCGTGTCCCGTCTACGCTGCATTCCCAAGCAGGACGGCCTGAGGCCTATCGTCAGGGTCGTGAGGAAGGATGCGCAGGCACGG AAGTTCCAGGCCAGTGTTAAGGACCTGCATGACGTTCTGCGGGTGTGCGTTGAGGAGAGACCCTCCCTGCTGGGCGCCACGGTGTTTGGGGTTCAGGATATACACAGGGTCCTGGGTCAGTTTGCAGCTGCTCAGAAGGACAACCCCTGCCCCCTGTATTTCGTGAAG ATGGATGTGAGTGGGGCCTATGACAGCCTGCCCCATGACAAGCTGCTGGAGGTGGTGAGTGAGGTCCTGTCTCCGGTCCTGGATGAGGAGTTCTCAATGCGCTCCTACGCCCAGGTGTGGGCAAATTCCAGCCAGACTTTGAGGAAGGTCTTCCGCCGACAG TACTTCTCATCGGAAATTCATGGCAGAGACGTCCTGAAATTCTTCAAACAGATGCTCTCAAACTACATCATTCAGTTCGGAAAGAA AATGTTCCGGCAGTGCCGTGGGATCCCGCAGGGGTCGGTGGTGTCCACActgctgtgctgcctgtgctacGGGCACATGGAGAATGCTCTACTGAGACCCCTGCTGGACGGAGGAGG GTGCTTAATGAGGTTGGTTGACGATTTCCTGCTCATCACTCCTGATCTCGGCAAAGCGCAGACCTTCCTCAA GACTCTGCAGGGGGGTGTGGCCGAATACGGCTGTTTTATTAACCCTCAGAAGGTGGCGGTGAATTTCCCCCTGGCTGACGGCTGCTCGGATGTCCAGGTGCTTCCCTCCAGATCCTTGTTTCCGTGGTGTGGTCTTTTGGTGGACACCTCCACGCTGGACGTCTACAATGATTACTCCTG TTATGCTGGCCTATCGCTGCGCAGTACCTTGACACGTGGCTGTATCCCACATGCCGGGCAGCAGATGAAGAGGAAGCTCTTGTCGGTCCTCAGACTGAAGTGCCACGCCCTTTTCCTTGACTTGAAG atgaactcccaGAAGGCCGTGTGTCAAAATGTTTACAAGTTTGTACTACTCCAGGCCTACAG ATTTCACGCATGCGTCCAGAATCTGCCCTTTGGTCAGAAGGTGAACAGGAACCCTCCCTTCTTTCTGCTTGTGATATGGGAGATGGCCAAGTGCACCAGCCTGCTTGTCAGGCAGAACAACCGCG GAGTACCCCTACCCGTGGACCTCCGCTATGAAGCAGTGCAGCTGATGTACTGTGTTTCCTTCCTCTATGTTATGTCCCGGCATAAGGGCCTCTACAAGTGCCTGCTCTCACGCCTTCGCaagt GCAAGGTCCGCTTGGAGAGGAAGCTGAGAGGCCTGAAACTGGCCTTTGTCCAACGTGCATTCACGCCTGTGATCCCCGAAGACTTCAAACTTATTAAGGTGTAG
- the tert gene encoding telomerase reverse transcriptase isoform X2, whose product MVDCDLSRVLCILRSVYPVVLNIEEFSQSIVYKDGKKASLIEPSDSNYIKTFARRVFICTDKLLHQHVASSQQISTLSELLAFVVNCAKKKKRSNVLCLGYTLEHRGADQLRLHGDITQNTGFINFSKLWKTVNERLGTDVTKYLLESCAVFVTVPPSCLLQLCGVPFYSCVTMETHSTFQFVKSRPRLLPTLHRYRAGHVGGHTQKKSAGRASDRRRKRKRKRVLGKQNVIERKEDRENEGEAADIGPVPKRMRNQCEVNGQRAESCWKGAADQQEGGPYWRVGAFNPRSPSRTFICTRGLMYRGRGLKGFLRDRKQRGGAEGGKRLQGRDLVRLIFFDRAPRLGGQDGTTKKLPKRFHNMVATFDQFLLRHRRFSYVSLLQKTCPVAVGQAEDLSALLALHSSPFSVYCFVRQCLCWVVPKELWGSAHNRVHFLSRVKAFLSMGRFDRLSLSELVWKMRVKDCDWLKISKTGRIPASEHRYRERLLGRFLEWLLEGYVVGLVRAVFYVTESGSQKNILRFYRAKVWDRLQQLGFSKLLSKGQWEPLTAKQGTALQKSTVVSRLRCIPKQDGLRPIVRVVRKDAQARKFQASVKDLHDVLRVCVEERPSLLGATVFGVQDIHRVLGQFAAAQKDNPCPLYFVKMDVSGAYDSLPHDKLLEVVSEVLSPVLDEEFSMRSYAQVWANSSQTLRKVFRRQARKLENTQLSMKDFVMDLQRERKVHDAILVEQYFSSEIHGRDVLKFFKQMLSNYIIQFGKKMFRQCRGIPQGSVVSTLLCCLCYGHMENALLRPLLDGGGCLMRLVDDFLLITPDLGKAQTFLKTLQGGVAEYGCFINPQKVAVNFPLADGCSDVQVLPSRSLFPWCGLLVDTSTLDVYNDYSCYAGLSLRSTLTRGCIPHAGQQMKRKLLSVLRLKCHALFLDLKMNSQKAVCQNVYKFVLLQAYRFHACVQNLPFGQKVNRNPPFFLLVIWEMAKCTSLLVRQNNRGVPLPVDLRYEAVQLMYCVSFLYVMSRHKGLYKCLLSRLRKCKVRLERKLRGLKLAFVQRAFTPVIPEDFKLIKV is encoded by the exons ATGGTAGACTGCGACCTGTCTCGCGTGCTTTGTATTCTGCGATCAGTTTATCCTGTTGTGCTGAACATCGAGGAGTTTTCGCAAAGCATAGTGTACAAAGATGGAAAGAAAGCCTCTTTAATTGAGCCATCTGACAGCAACTATATCAAAACGTTCGCCAGAAGAGTGTTTATTTGTACAGACAAATTGCTGCACCAACACGTGGCAAGCAGCCAACAG ATTTCAACGCTGTCGGAGCTGCTGGCTTTTGTGGTGAACTGTgctaagaagaagaagaggagcaATGTTCTGTGCCTGGGGTACACACTGGAGCACAGGGGAGCTGACCAGCTGCGCCTCCATGGTGATATCACGCAAAACACCGGCTTCATCAACTTCAGCAAGTTATGGAAGACTGTCAATGAACGACTGGGTACCGACGTCACCAAGTACCTGCTGGAGAGCTGCGCCGTGTTTGTGACGGTGCCTCCCTCCTGCCTATTGCAGTTGTGCGGGGTGCCCTTCTATAGCTGCGTCACTATGGAAACTCATTCCACATTCCAGTTTGTCAAGAGCAGACCCAGGTTGCTGCCGACACTGCACAGGTACAGAGCAGGTCACGTCGGTGGTCACACACAGAAGAAGAGTGCTGGCAGGGCCTCTGATAGGAGgagaaaaaggaagaggaaaagagTTCTGGGGAAACAGAATGTTATTGAACGGAAAGAGGATAGAGAGAACGAGGGGGAGGCTGCAGACATTGGGCCAGTTCCCAAACGGATGAGAAACCAGTGCGAGGTAAATGGACAGAGGGCCGAGAGCTGCTGGAAGGGGGCCGCTGACCAGCAGGAGGGGGGTCCTTACTGGAGGGTGGGAGCATTTAACCCCCGTTCCCCTTCCCGTACTTTCATTTGCACCCGTGGCCTGATgtacagggggcggggcctgaaaGGCTTCCTGCGCGACAGGaaacagaggggaggagccGAGGGCGGGAAGCGCCTGCAGGGCCGGGACCTGGTGCGGCTCATCTTCTTCGACAGGGCGCCGCGCTTGGGCGGCCAAGACGGGACGACGAAAAAACTGCCCAAACGCTTCCACAACATGGTGGCCACTTTTGACCAGTTCCTCCTCCGACACCGGAGGTTTTCTTACGTCAGCCTTCTGCAAAAGACCTGCCCTGTGGCTGTCGGGCAAGCCGAGGACCTGAGCGCCCTCCTGGCTCTGCACTCTTCGCCCTTCAGCGTTTACTGCTTTGTCCGCCAGTGCCTCTGCTGGGTGGTTCCTAAGGAGCTCTGGGGCTCCGCCCACAACCgtgttcacttcctgtctcgcGTGAAGGCCTTCCTGTCCATGGGCAGGTTTGaccgcctctccctctctgaactGGTGTGGAAGATGAGGGTGAAGGACTGCGACTGGCTCAAGATCAGTAAAACTG GCCGCATTCCTGCAAGTGAGCACCGATACAGGGAGAGGCTGCTGGGTCGCTTTCTGGAATGGCTGCTGGAGGGGTACGTCGTGGGCCTGGTCCGGGCCGTGTTCTACGTCACGGAGAGCGGCAGCCAGAAGAACATCTTGCGCTTTTACAGGGCCAAGGtttgggacaggctccagcagcTGGGCTTCAG CAAGCTGCTTTCAAAAGGGCAGTGGGAACCCCTGACTGCCAAGCAGGGGACGGCACTCCAAAAATCCACGGTCGTGTCCCGTCTACGCTGCATTCCCAAGCAGGACGGCCTGAGGCCTATCGTCAGGGTCGTGAGGAAGGATGCGCAGGCACGG AAGTTCCAGGCCAGTGTTAAGGACCTGCATGACGTTCTGCGGGTGTGCGTTGAGGAGAGACCCTCCCTGCTGGGCGCCACGGTGTTTGGGGTTCAGGATATACACAGGGTCCTGGGTCAGTTTGCAGCTGCTCAGAAGGACAACCCCTGCCCCCTGTATTTCGTGAAG ATGGATGTGAGTGGGGCCTATGACAGCCTGCCCCATGACAAGCTGCTGGAGGTGGTGAGTGAGGTCCTGTCTCCGGTCCTGGATGAGGAGTTCTCAATGCGCTCCTACGCCCAGGTGTGGGCAAATTCCAGCCAGACTTTGAGGAAGGTCTTCCGCCGACAG GCAAGAAAGCtggaaaacacacagctgtCCATGAAGGACTTTGTGATGGACCTTCAGAGGGAGCGAAAGGTTCACGATGCCATATTGGTGGAACAG TACTTCTCATCGGAAATTCATGGCAGAGACGTCCTGAAATTCTTCAAACAGATGCTCTCAAACTACATCATTCAGTTCGGAAAGAA AATGTTCCGGCAGTGCCGTGGGATCCCGCAGGGGTCGGTGGTGTCCACActgctgtgctgcctgtgctacGGGCACATGGAGAATGCTCTACTGAGACCCCTGCTGGACGGAGGAGG GTGCTTAATGAGGTTGGTTGACGATTTCCTGCTCATCACTCCTGATCTCGGCAAAGCGCAGACCTTCCTCAA GACTCTGCAGGGGGGTGTGGCCGAATACGGCTGTTTTATTAACCCTCAGAAGGTGGCGGTGAATTTCCCCCTGGCTGACGGCTGCTCGGATGTCCAGGTGCTTCCCTCCAGATCCTTGTTTCCGTGGTGTGGTCTTTTGGTGGACACCTCCACGCTGGACGTCTACAATGATTACTCCTG TTATGCTGGCCTATCGCTGCGCAGTACCTTGACACGTGGCTGTATCCCACATGCCGGGCAGCAGATGAAGAGGAAGCTCTTGTCGGTCCTCAGACTGAAGTGCCACGCCCTTTTCCTTGACTTGAAG atgaactcccaGAAGGCCGTGTGTCAAAATGTTTACAAGTTTGTACTACTCCAGGCCTACAG ATTTCACGCATGCGTCCAGAATCTGCCCTTTGGTCAGAAGGTGAACAGGAACCCTCCCTTCTTTCTGCTTGTGATATGGGAGATGGCCAAGTGCACCAGCCTGCTTGTCAGGCAGAACAACCGCG GAGTACCCCTACCCGTGGACCTCCGCTATGAAGCAGTGCAGCTGATGTACTGTGTTTCCTTCCTCTATGTTATGTCCCGGCATAAGGGCCTCTACAAGTGCCTGCTCTCACGCCTTCGCaagt GCAAGGTCCGCTTGGAGAGGAAGCTGAGAGGCCTGAAACTGGCCTTTGTCCAACGTGCATTCACGCCTGTGATCCCCGAAGACTTCAAACTTATTAAGGTGTAG